CGTCTTGCCGCGGAGACCGCCGCGCCGGCGGATCGCGGCGCCGGCCGAGCACGTCGCGAGGTCCGGCTGCCGGTGTGCTACGGCGGCGTCCGCGGACCCGACCTGGCCGACGTTGCCCGGTTTGGGCGCTGCAGCGAGGCGGAGGTCGTCGAACGCCATCGCAGCGTGCCCTATCGCGTCTACATGCTCGGGTTCCAACCGGGATTCGCGTACATGGGCGCCGTGGATCCACGGATCGCGGCGCCGCGGCGCACCGTGCCGCGGGTCCATGTGCCGGCCGGCTCCGTCGGTATCGCGGCGCGCCAGACGGGCGTGTATCCGGTGGTGTCCCCGGGCGGCTGGCAGTTGATCGGTCAGACCCCCGTTCGCCTCTTCGACATGGCGCGCCCGGATCCGTTTCTGCTCTCGGCCGGCGACGTCGTGCGCTTCGATCCGATAGACGAGGCGTCGTACGCCCGGGTGGAGACCGGACGTTCATGACCAGCGCGCAGCCGGGACTGGTGATCGAGGACGCCGGCCTCCTGACCACCGTGCAGGACACCGGACGCTGGGGATACCAGCACTACGGCGTTTCGGTGTCGGGCGCGATGGACATGGCGGCCCACCGCCGTGCGAACCGGCTGATCGGAAACCCGCCGGAAGCGGCAACGCTGGAGATCACGCTGGTCGGTCCGTCGCTCCGCTTCGAGACGGCGATGCGTGTCGCCGTCGCGGGGGCGGCGTTCGAGCTGACGCTCGATGCGAGCGAAGTGTCCACGGATACCGTTCTTCATGCCCACCCCGGCCAGAGGCTGGCGTTCGGACGGCGGACGGCCGGGGCGCGGGCGTATCTCGCGGCGGCGGGAGGGTTCACCGTAGTTCCCGTGCTCGGCAGCCGGTCCACGC
The Acidobacteriota bacterium genome window above contains:
- the pxpB gene encoding 5-oxoprolinase subunit PxpB produces the protein MAGASPWAWELSRDGDSALLLAFPARLDPGVNARCVSVAERLRGHRIRGVRDVVEAFATVTVHFDPLLGDVDEISAVLRRLAAETAAPADRGAGRARREVRLPVCYGGVRGPDLADVARFGRCSEAEVVERHRSVPYRVYMLGFQPGFAYMGAVDPRIAAPRRTVPRVHVPAGSVGIAARQTGVYPVVSPGGWQLIGQTPVRLFDMARPDPFLLSAGDVVRFDPIDEASYARVETGRS